From the genome of Planctomycetia bacterium:
CGGTTCATAGAGCTTCCTTGCTCATGGTTGCCTGGCGCATCCTTGCAGTAAGGCAACACGGGTGTACCAGAACGGTTATTCAACTGCGGGGGCAGCAGGTGCCCGTTCATGGACGGCGGAGAGTAGAGGTTCTTCGAAAATAATGCAACACGACTTTTTAAACATGCAGGAATGCAAGAGAACAGGAGCACAGACTACGTCAAGTGGAAAAGGCAGGCAGATAGACGGTAAAAGTAGAGCCGTTGCCGGGTTGACTGACCAGTTTCATGGCAGCCTTATGGCAACGCACTATGCCGATGACAGCAGCGAGCCCCAAGCCTCGCCCCTGGGATTTGGTAGTAAAAAAGGGATCGAAAATACGCTGCTGAATATCAGGAGAAATACCGGTTCCCTCGTCACGTACTTCCATAAAGACGAAGTTGCCCGGTTCGACATCGTTGGCTTTTACCTGGCACGTTGACAATTCATTGGTATCGAGCCGAACCTGACCTGTTTTCAGATATACTTTGCTCGTTCTCTGAGTCAGAGCTTCTGCCGCATTACTGATCAGATTCATAACAACCTGTCTGATCTGGGTCATGTCTGCGGTGATATCGGGCAATGTCGGCGACAAATCCATCTGCAGAATGCCACGCTGGTTAATCATGCTGCGCAGGATTTCAGTGACTTCGAGCACCAGAACGGAGAGATCAAACTGTTTGATTTCGCGTTTGCCTTTGCCTGCATAAGCCAGCAGTTGTTGAGTCAGATCGGTTGCTCGCAGACTGGCCTGCAGGCTCGACTGAAGATAGGAACGAGCAGGGTGGTGTGCGGGCAGTTCGTTTTGTGCCAGATCGATAAAGCCATAGATGGCTGTGAGCAGGCCGTTGAAATCGTGTGCAATGGTGCCTGCCAGCAATCCCAGGCTTTCCAGTCGTTGTGTCTGCTGTAACTGTTCTTCCAATCGCTTGCGTTCGCTGACATCGCGATGAAAGCAGGCAATGCCGCTGGTGGAATTGTCCTGGCCTTTCACTGGATAGTAGATGGTGTCGAGTACCATCTGAGCTTCGTTATCCTCTGCTTTCTGTGATGATGTCGGATGGTGATTTTTTTCATGAATCAGTCGATGAGGATTCTCGACAATTTCACCAGTCATGGCCCGGCGTGCCATAGTGACATCGTCTGCAGACAGAGCTCTTTCCGGCTCAAGAATGTTGTACTGGCCTATCTGTCCGTTGAGATGCAGTCGATCAGACAATTGGACCATCGCAGGATTCTGCCTGCACAAGGTACCCTTCTGGTCAAATACCTGAATACCCAGTGGCGAACCATTGATGACCGCAGACAAAAGCTGTTCGCTGTTGTGCAGCTTTTCAATGGCCTGGTGCAGTTCCGTCTTGTCGTCCATGGTCAGGCTTAATCGTGGCAACATGTGACCGTTGGCATGAATGGGCGCCAGACTGATTTCAAGCCATCTATTGGTTTGGTCTTCCAGCAATTCCACTCGGACGGAGCGTTTCTCTTCAATTACTTCTTGAGCATGTTTTTTGAGTCGTTCGACAAATGGCCTGGTGAGTGGCAGTTCTGAAAGAGTTGACCAGGTTTCGAGCTTGTTGACTTGCGGCCAGAGACGGATGAGAGCAGCATTGGCCCAGTTGAACTGCAAATCACCATCTTGAGTCAGCGTTAACACTGCCATGCATGAAGATGTGCTTTCAACAAATGAATGCAGTGTGGCCTGGCTTTCCTTCAAAGCCCGTTCCGCCTTGGCATGTTCCTGGTTCTCAAACGAGAGTGATACCAGATCAGCGATGGTGCCTGCAAAGGCCTGCTCTTCGAGTGTCCATTCACGTTCGGTGCCAACATGCTCATGGCAGACAATGCCAATTTCCTTGCCATGCAATCGAATGGGGACATCAAGCATCGAGGTGATGCCGAACGGTTCAAGATAACTGTCGGTAAATTCACTGGTGCGTGGGTCCTGCCTGGCTGTTCCCGCAGCAATGCTTCGGCTTTGCTCCAGCGTTTCAAAGTATCGAGGGTATTCATCTGCAGTCAGCACTTGCCCTGCATCGAACTTTTTAGGGCTGCTGTGGTATTGGCATATACACTGGATTGCCTGTCGATGCGGACTGAACAGCCAGATGCTGACCCGTTCCACCTGCAAGGTCTGGCTGGCAACGGTGGTATAGGCTTCCAGTGCTGCGTTCAAATCAGGATGATCGGTTTTGGTGAGCCCCAGCAATGCCGCATGAAAACGCTGTGCCTGTTCCGTTTGCCGCTTGAGATATTGATCTGCTGTAAGAGTTGAGCATAGTGCGCGTTCGCCCAATGGAAAAAACATCATCATAACGCCGATGATGCGGCCTTGTTCAGTACGGACTGGCCACGCCCAGGCATGCAGATTGATGCGAGTATCATCTTTCCGACGCCGCTGCATCTGAATGCCTGACATGGTTTGTCCACCCAGGCAACGCAGAAACCAGGACTGATTGTCCTCCCAGAGATCGTTGGGAACCATGGGTGACGGCTTACCCAGTACTTCCTCGGCACGCCATCCAAAGAGTTTTTCTGCAGCGTGGTTCCAGAGTTGAACGCGTCCTTCGTGGTCAAATTGAATAACAGCTGCACTGGCCCCATCCATCAGGGAAGGGAACAATGGTAATGGATCGTCAGCCAGTCCCTTGTCATTTTTCCGGGTCATGGCTTCTAGGCTCATGATGAGTGAACTTCTTGCCAGTTAGTCATGATTTTTCATGTGTAATCATACCATGTGAAGTGGGTAAATCTACGATAAATACAGAGTTCTCAGTTATTGCACTGTTTTGCCGGGAAGTTTGTATTTCTCGAAGAAATTCCAGATACGTTCCGTTGCATCAAAAGTTTTAATCCGTTTTCCAAGCACTTCTTCGGGTACACCCACATCGCGTCCGCCGGGCCAATGATGGCCTAAACCAAACAGTCTTGAGTAGATGAACTGCGAGGAATCAGCGACTCCCAGCTTCATGTCTTCATAGGCATCGTCGTGGTGAAGTGTTTCCAGCACCGGTGTAAAGTGACTGAGTTCAGCCCATTGCTGCAGTGATTTGAGTACAGGTGGCCTGGTAGTGGTGTCGCCTGTCCAGGGGGAGACAATCTGGCCACCTTCCCAGGGTACGAGTGGATCTTCCGAGCCGATGAGATAATAAGCGGGAATAGGTCGTGGTGGTGAGCCGGATTTCAAATAGGGAAGTGCTGCAACCGGGCTGATGGCGGCAAACAGATTGCCGGCTTCCGCAGCCAGCCTGAACGTGAGCCCCGCACCATTGGAGAATCCGGTGGCGTACACCTGGTCAGCAGCAAAATCAACCAAAGAAGGTAACTGTTTCAGGATGGCTTTCACAAAGCCAACATCATCGGCATAGCCTGTGGGTGCAGCAGTGAATGTAGTATCCAGATTCCACAGTTGTGGGTTGAGTCGAAAACTTGGTTTTTCTTCGCGGTTGGGTGGAGTGCCTTCCGGGGCAACCACAACGAAGCCTGATTTTTCAGCCTGGTAAAGCCAGCGGCTATGGAGCAACATGATCTTGCCTGTAGCGCCTGCACCATGAAATGCAAGTACCAGAGGATAAGGAGGCTGACCCGTTGTCGGCAGGTACAGATGATAACGCCGTTCGCGCCCCTGATGTTGGATGATGCGTTTGTGCAAGCCTGGTTCTAATGATGATTTCATAATCATTTCTGCTACTTGACCCTGCTACGTTCACATGCTAACTTCATGGCTCAGTTCTATTCTTATTCTTACAAGTTTGAGGAGAAGTTATGCGCCGAACTTGGGTTAGTTTATTTGCCTTGCTGGCAATAGCAGGCACCACGCTTGGCTTTGTCGCTGAAGATGCCAAGTACACCACCAAAGAAGTGATGAATAAGGCTCAAAAGGGTGGCCTGATGAAGAAGGTGCTGGAAGAGAAGGCGAGTGCTGCCGATAAGGCCAAACTCGTCGAATACTATGAGTCATTGCCTAAGCACGAACCCAACAAGGGTGATGCTGCTGCATATAAGAAGCTGACTGAAAATATGGTGACTGCCGCCAAGGCTGCTCAAAAGGGTGAAGCGGGCTGGAAGCAGAAGCTTCAAAAAGCAGCTGCCAACTGCAAGGCCTGTCACGATCTTTATAAGTAAGCAGTACACTCGAACGGTGGACTGTTTTCACTAACTGTGTAGTTTAATAGATGTATGACCTGAGTCATTTCGGCTCAGGGGTGTCAGGATGTTCAAGGAGATATTCTCATGCGTTATGCACTCGCTGTGGTTTGCCTGATTGCTTGCCTGGGTTTTGTTGTCGCTGAAGACAAAGCAGTGACACTCGAAGGCAAAGTCTGTTGTGCCAAGTGTGAACTTGGCAAAGAAAAGAAATGCATGACCGTGATGGTCACTAAGGAAAAGGGCAAGGAAGTAATGTATTACTTCGATGCTGACAGCAACAAGAAATTCCATAAGGACTACTGCTCAGGCAGCACTGACGCTAAGGTCGTTGCCAAGGTGAGCGAAAAGGACGGCAAGAAGGTTGTCGCGGTAGAGAAAATCGAAAAGAAGAAAGACTAATGTCGTTTCTTGATCACCAACCCCTGGAATACCCAGGGGTTGTTTTTTTACGATGCAGGATTCGCTTGTTGAGTAGTCTGTGCGAGTTGCTTGCTGCGTCGCCATTCTGACCAGACAGCGTAGAACATCGGCAGCACAGAAATAAGAACGATTGCCAGGATGACATACGAAAAATTGTCTTTGACAAAAGGCAGGTTGCCAAACCAGTATCCTGCCAGGGTCATGCTGAGTACCCAGAGAAATGCCCCAAAGACATTGAACAAGCCGAACTTGGCATATTTCATTTTGCCAATGCCCGCAACGAATGGGCCAAAGGTTCTGACAATCGGTACAAACCGGCACATCACAATCGTCCAGCTTCCCCACCGTTCATAGAAGTCCTGAGCGTAGAGCAGATGTTTCTTGTTGAGCAGCCAGGATTTTTCCCAGCGAAAAACCTTGGGACCAAGGAAATAACCCACTGAATAGTTGACAGCATCGCCAAGAATAGCCGCGACAATCATGAGTGTAATGAGCAGCCAGATATCCAGTGGTGAGCCGGGTGAAGCAGCGAGTGCGCCGAGTGCAAACAGCAGCGAATCGCCGGGAAGAAACGGTGTTACTACCAATCCTGTTTCGCAGAAGATGATGGCAAAGACCACGACATAGAGCCAGGGACCTAAAGTCGCTGCCCATTCGTTGAGGTGTTTATCGAGATGCAGGAAAAGATTAAGAAGTTCATTGAAACCAAAATCAGCCAATAACATGCTGCGGATTCCTTACAGTTCAGTTGGCAAATCATCCATGACTTGAATAAGGTATCCGAGCCACGATTTCCTACAAGTCGAGTTGTCGTTCATGCCTTTGCGTGCTTTACCTGCCATCATTTTCAGCCTGTTTTTTCTTGTTGCTGCTGGTGGAGTTGAACAGTCAACGAATCCCACGCTGGATAGCGAGATTGCCCAGGCTGTACAGGAGGCCATGGCCAGCAGGCAGATGCCCGGCGCTGTTGTTCTTGTCTGGCATCAGAACCAGATTCTTCTCCATCAGGCTTATGGCTACCGTTCCTTAATCCCTCAAATCGAGCAGATGACAACAGATACCATTTTCGACATGGCTTCCATCACCAAGCCCATTGTTACTGCAACTTTAGTAATGCAATTAGTTGAACAAGGCAGATTGAAGTTGGAGGATAAGGCCAGCAAGTATCTGCCTTCATTCACAGGGCATGGCAAAGAAGATATTACCCTGCAGCAACTGATGCTGCATATCAGTGGCTTGATTGCAGACAATGCCCAGGAGGATTACGAAAAAGGAGAGAAGGTTGCATTCGAAAAAATCGATGCTTTAAAACTGATTAATAAGCCGGGTGAGAAGTTTGTCTACAGCGATGTAGGGTACATGGTGCTGGGGCGCATGGTGGAAGGTATTTACAAGAAACCTCTCGAGGTAATTGCCCAGGAACAGATTTTCGAGCCACTGAAAATGAAGCAGACTGGGTATCGCAGAATCAGCAAGTCGCAAGGTTCGGTGCAGCAGTATGCACCCACCGAACCGGAAGATGGGAAGATGATGCGGGGTGTAGTACACGATCCGCGGGGCAGGGCACTTGATGGTGTGGCAGGCCATGCCGGCTTGTTTTCCACCTCTAGCGATTTTCTGACATTTGCCATGATGATTATGCAGGGCGGCGGAAAGATCATGAAGCCGGAAACAGTACAGCAACTGATCAGGCCACATCATCTGCCCGGTGGAAGAATGCGATCGCTCGGCTGGGATATGGATACGCATTATTCGGTGCCCCGGGGCGATGCCTTCCCGCTGGGGTTGAGCTTTGGTCACACGGGTTTCACAGGCCCTTCGGTATGGATCGATCCGACAAGCCAGACCATTGTTATCATCATGACAAATCGGGTGCATCCCGATGGCAAGGGCAATGCCACGGCAATGCGACGGGCTGTCGCCAACATTGTGGGCAGGTATTTGACCAAGAAACCGACACGCAGCCCGGTGCTCGCGGGCATTGATGTTATTCGCAAAGAGAATTTCAAAACGCTGGAGAATAAACGCATCGGGTTGCTGACCAATCATACAGGCCGTGGCAGGGAAGGCACTTCCACCATTGATATTCTACACTCAGCCACCAAGGTCAAACTGGTCGCTCTCTTCAGCCCGGAGCATGGTATTCGTGGCGATGTCGATGCAGCAGTGGCTGATGGCAGGGATCAGTCAACAGGGCTACCTATCTACAGTCTGTATGGCAAACAGAAGAAGCCGACTCGTGAGCAGCTACAGGGGCTGGATGCAATAGTCGTTGATCTGCAGGACATTGGCTGCCGGTTTTATACCTACATCACCACGCTGGGGTATGTGATGGAGGCTGCAGCAGAAAGTAATGTCCAGGTCATTGTGCTGGACCGCCCCAATCCGTTGGGTGGAGAGGTGGTGCAGGGACCGGTCAACGATGCAGATAAACCGTCATTTGTGGCTTATCATCCGCTGCCACTACGGCATGGGATGACCATTGGCGAGATTGCCTGGCTGATTAACGTCGAACGAAATTACTCTGCCAATTTACTCGTGTTCCGCATGGAAAACTGGGACAGGGATATGGCGTATGATCGTACCGGATTGCTTTGGCGGAACCCTTCTCCGAATATGAGGTCATTGAATGCAGCTTGGCTGTATCCGGGCGTTGGACTGCTGGAAACTACGAACCTGAGTGTAGGGCGAGGCACCGATAAGCCTTTTGAGATGATTGGTGCACCGTGGATCGATGGAGTTCGCTGGGCTCAGGAATTGTCGCGAGAAAGTGTAGCGGGCATCCGGTTTGTGCCTTGTGAATTTAAGCCCATCAGCAGCGTTTACGCCAATAAGACCTGCCAGGGTGTGCAAATCGTGATGGAGGAGAAAGGCAAGGTGAACTCCATCCAGTTAGGCTTTGCTCTGGCGGTGACACTCAAACGATTGTACAGCCAGGAATGGGAATGGAAGAAAATGCACACTCTTCTGGTAAACGATGAAATGATGAAGTTGCTGGAAGACGGAGCCAGCGTGCAGAATATGTTGGAACTAAGCGAAAAGAACCTTGAGGCGTTCCTCAAGGTTCGTCAGAAATATCTGCTCTATCCGAAGGATTAAGCTTTAGTCACTGATGATTCTGTTCATGATCCAGCGATCCATGTCGCGGAACATGGCAGGCATGACTTTGTGGCAGGTATTGTACGATTTGAATGTAACATCCATGCCTGCGGTGTAGAGCAACTTGTGGTCCTGCTTGGCTTGAGCCAGTGGTATTTCAGC
Proteins encoded in this window:
- a CDS encoding PAS domain S-box protein translates to MSLEAMTRKNDKGLADDPLPLFPSLMDGASAAVIQFDHEGRVQLWNHAAEKLFGWRAEEVLGKPSPMVPNDLWEDNQSWFLRCLGGQTMSGIQMQRRRKDDTRINLHAWAWPVRTEQGRIIGVMMMFFPLGERALCSTLTADQYLKRQTEQAQRFHAALLGLTKTDHPDLNAALEAYTTVASQTLQVERVSIWLFSPHRQAIQCICQYHSSPKKFDAGQVLTADEYPRYFETLEQSRSIAAGTARQDPRTSEFTDSYLEPFGITSMLDVPIRLHGKEIGIVCHEHVGTEREWTLEEQAFAGTIADLVSLSFENQEHAKAERALKESQATLHSFVESTSSCMAVLTLTQDGDLQFNWANAALIRLWPQVNKLETWSTLSELPLTRPFVERLKKHAQEVIEEKRSVRVELLEDQTNRWLEISLAPIHANGHMLPRLSLTMDDKTELHQAIEKLHNSEQLLSAVINGSPLGIQVFDQKGTLCRQNPAMVQLSDRLHLNGQIGQYNILEPERALSADDVTMARRAMTGEIVENPHRLIHEKNHHPTSSQKAEDNEAQMVLDTIYYPVKGQDNSTSGIACFHRDVSERKRLEEQLQQTQRLESLGLLAGTIAHDFNGLLTAIYGFIDLAQNELPAHHPARSYLQSSLQASLRATDLTQQLLAYAGKGKREIKQFDLSVLVLEVTEILRSMINQRGILQMDLSPTLPDITADMTQIRQVVMNLISNAAEALTQRTSKVYLKTGQVRLDTNELSTCQVKANDVEPGNFVFMEVRDEGTGISPDIQQRIFDPFFTTKSQGRGLGLAAVIGIVRCHKAAMKLVSQPGNGSTFTVYLPAFST
- a CDS encoding DedA family protein, whose product is MLLADFGFNELLNLFLHLDKHLNEWAATLGPWLYVVVFAIIFCETGLVVTPFLPGDSLLFALGALAASPGSPLDIWLLITLMIVAAILGDAVNYSVGYFLGPKVFRWEKSWLLNKKHLLYAQDFYERWGSWTIVMCRFVPIVRTFGPFVAGIGKMKYAKFGLFNVFGAFLWVLSMTLAGYWFGNLPFVKDNFSYVILAIVLISVLPMFYAVWSEWRRSKQLAQTTQQANPAS
- a CDS encoding DUF1343 domain-containing protein, whose product is MPLRALPAIIFSLFFLVAAGGVEQSTNPTLDSEIAQAVQEAMASRQMPGAVVLVWHQNQILLHQAYGYRSLIPQIEQMTTDTIFDMASITKPIVTATLVMQLVEQGRLKLEDKASKYLPSFTGHGKEDITLQQLMLHISGLIADNAQEDYEKGEKVAFEKIDALKLINKPGEKFVYSDVGYMVLGRMVEGIYKKPLEVIAQEQIFEPLKMKQTGYRRISKSQGSVQQYAPTEPEDGKMMRGVVHDPRGRALDGVAGHAGLFSTSSDFLTFAMMIMQGGGKIMKPETVQQLIRPHHLPGGRMRSLGWDMDTHYSVPRGDAFPLGLSFGHTGFTGPSVWIDPTSQTIVIIMTNRVHPDGKGNATAMRRAVANIVGRYLTKKPTRSPVLAGIDVIRKENFKTLENKRIGLLTNHTGRGREGTSTIDILHSATKVKLVALFSPEHGIRGDVDAAVADGRDQSTGLPIYSLYGKQKKPTREQLQGLDAIVVDLQDIGCRFYTYITTLGYVMEAAAESNVQVIVLDRPNPLGGEVVQGPVNDADKPSFVAYHPLPLRHGMTIGEIAWLINVERNYSANLLVFRMENWDRDMAYDRTGLLWRNPSPNMRSLNAAWLYPGVGLLETTNLSVGRGTDKPFEMIGAPWIDGVRWAQELSRESVAGIRFVPCEFKPISSVYANKTCQGVQIVMEEKGKVNSIQLGFALAVTLKRLYSQEWEWKKMHTLLVNDEMMKLLEDGASVQNMLELSEKNLEAFLKVRQKYLLYPKD